From a region of the Zingiber officinale cultivar Zhangliang chromosome 4B, Zo_v1.1, whole genome shotgun sequence genome:
- the LOC121977923 gene encoding protein RESPONSE TO LOW SULFUR 4-like: MAAALEVAELRRRNVELERAAMESRHKEVVLGRELEWTRERLRVAEEAEERLCGEIGELEAEAVVQAREYRRRIEALSHRLGSALDLLASAGLYLSPDS; this comes from the coding sequence ATGGCGGCGGCGTTGGAGGTGGCGGAGCTGCGGCGGCGGAACGTAGAGCTGGAGCGCGCGGCCATGGAAAGCCGGCATAAAGAGGTGGTGCTGGGGCGGGAGCTGGAGTGGACGCGGGAGCGGCTCCGGGTGGCAGAGGAGGCGGAGGAGCGGCTGTGCGGCGAGATTGGTGAGCTGGAGGCGGAGGCGGTCGTGCAGGCGCGGGAGTACCGCCGCCGAATCGAGGCGCTCTCCCACCGCCTCGGCTCCGCCCTCGACCTCCTCGCCTCCGCCGGCCTCTACCTCTCCCCGGACTCTTGA